The stretch of DNA ACGAGCAGCGCCGGCTGCTGTCCGACACCCAGCGGCAGCTCGGCCGCGTGCCCAACCTCTACGCGTCGATGGCGCACTCACCCGCCGCGCTGCGCGGGTACCTCGGCCTGCGCGACGCCCTGGCGGGTGGCGCGCTCGGCCCCGTCGAACGCGAGCTCCTCGCCCTCCTCGTGGCGCAGGACAACGACTGCGAATACTGCGTCTCCGCACACTCCTTCCGCGGCGACCGGATGCGGATCAGCGAGGAGGACCTGATCCGGGCCCGACGCGCGGACAGCCAGAACCCGCACACCCGGGCCGTGCTCCGGCTCGCGCGCTCCGTACTGGCGCAGCGCGGACGGGTGGCCGACGACGAGCTGGCGGAGGCCAGCGCAGCCGGCGTCACCGACGCCGAGGTGCTCGAAGTCGTCGCGCACGTCGCGCTGAACGCCCTCTCCAACTACGTCAACCACGTGGCCCGCCCACCGCTCGACTTCCCCCGCGTCAGCACGACGGTGGACGAGGCCGCGGCGTGAGGTGGCTCCTGGCGACAGCCGTGGCGGCGGGAGCGGGGGTGGTCGCCGTGGCCGGCACCCTGCTCGACGCCGGCCCGGGGCCCGCGGCCCCGCTCGCCGCGACGCTCGCCCTCGTCGTCGCCACCCCGGCGGCACCGGCGGCGCGTCCGCGCGTGGTGCTCGCCGGCTACGCGCTCTCGACGCTGGGCGGGGCGCTGGCGAGCGGGGCGCTCGGCCTCGCCACGACGCCGGCCCCCTGGTGGCACGCGGCCGCGGCGATCGCACTGGGCGCAGGGCTGGCCGTCGCGCTCATGGCGGGGTTCGATGCGCTGCACCCACCGGCCGCGGCCGCCGGCTGCGTGGTCGCGCTGCAGCCGGTGCTGCACTCGCCGGTGGCACTGGTCGTACTGGCAGGGGGCGCGGCCGTGGCCGGTGCGGTCGCGGTCCGCGCCCGCCACCGGCAGCCGGACCCCGTCAGCCGACGAGGACCTCGGTGACGGGCAGCGAGGAGTCGGCCGGCAGGTCGGCCGGGCTGGGCTTCGCCCCCGCCGCGAACAGGTGGGCACCCAACGCGGCCACCATCGCCCCGTTGTCCGTGCACAGACCGGGGCGGGGCACCCGCAGCCGGATGCCGGCGGCGGTGCAGCGCTCCTCGGCGAGCGCGCGCAGCCGCGAGTTCGCCGCCACACCGCCGCCGAGCAGCAGCGTCTCCATCCCGCGCTCCCGGGCCGCGCGCACCGCCTTGGCCGTCAGCACGTCGACGACGGCCTCCTGGAAGCTCGCGGCCACGTCCGCCAGCGGGACCGGGGTGCCGGCCCGCTCCAGGGCCTCGACGTGGCGGGCGACGGCCGTCTTCAGGCCGGAGAAGGAGAAGTCGAACGGCGCGTCCCGCGGACCGGTGAGGCCCCGGGGGAACGCGATCGCGGCCGGGTCGCCGTCGCGGGCGACCCGGTCGATGTGCGGGCCACCGGGGAACGGCAGCCCGAGCAGGCGCGCGACCTTGTCGAACGCCTCGCCCGCCGCGTCGTCGATCGTGGCGCCGAGCGGGGTGACGGGGCCTGCGATGTCGGGCACGTCGAGGAGGCTCGAGTGCCCGCCGGAGACCAGCAGCGCGAGGCACGGCGGCAGCGGGCCGTGCTGCAGCGTGTCGACGGCGACGTGCGCGGCGAGGTGGTTCACCCCGTACAGCGGCACGTCCCAGGCGGCCGCGTAGGCCTTGGCCGCGGCGACCCCGACGAGCAGCGCACCGGTGAGCCCGGGACCGGCGGTGACCGCGACCGCCTGGACGTCCCGGCCGGAGACGCCTGCGGTGCCGAGCGCGCGGTGCACGGCGGGCACCATCGCCTGCAGGTGCGCCCGCGACGCCACCTCGGGCACCACACCGCCGAACCGGGCGTGCTCGTCCACCGAGGAGGCCACCTCGTTGGCGAGCAGCTCCACCCCGCCCGCGTCGTCGAGGCGCACGACGCCGACGCCCGTCTCGTCGCACGAGGTCTCGATGCCCAGGACGATCATGATGTGCGCTCCCGCCGCATGGTGTACGCGTCCGCGCCGCTCGGCCGGTAGTAGCGCTTGCGCAGCCCCACGACCGTGAACCCCTCGGCCTCGTAGAGCGCCTGCGCGGCCTCGTTGTCGGTGCGGACCTCTAGGAACACGGTGGCGCCCAGCTCGTCGGCCACCGTGAGCAGCCCGCGCAACAGCGCGCGGCCGATCCCGCGGCGCTGGTGGGCGGGGTCGACGCCGATCGTGTGGATCTCCGCCTCCGCCTGCGGCGGCCCGGCGACGAACCCGAGCCCCGCGTACCCGACCAGCAGCTCGCCGTCCCGGGCGGCCAGGTACGGATGGCCCGCCCGCAGCTCGTCGCGGAACGCGCGCTCGCTCCACGGGTCGTCGCCCGGGAAGAGGAGCCGTTCCAGCTCGGCGCAGCGCGCCGCGTCCGACTCGCGCAGCACGTCGATCTGCACCGAGCTTCGGGACGCCGGGGCGGGCATCAGGCGCTCACCCGCTTGCGGGTGCCGGGCTCCACGGCATCGGGGCGGCGCAGGTAGAGCGGCACGAGCGGGTCCGGCGCCGTGCCCGCGCGCAGGACCGCAGCCGCCACCGTGACGAGCCCCGTCGGCGACGGCGACTCCGGCGGCCGCGCCGGCAGCCCGACGAGCGCAGCCGAGCCGCCTGCCGCAGCCACCGCCCCCAGCTCGCGCGCCCGCTCGACCACCACGGCTGGCGCGTGGACGTGCGGTCCGTCGACCCGCACCCCCGACTCGTCGTAGGCGGCCCAGTAGACCTCGCGGCGCCGCGCGTCGGTGACGACGAGGAGCGGGCCTTCCCCGGCCGCGTCCACCGCGATCGCGTCGAGCGAGCACACGCCGTGCACCGGTACGCCGAGCGCATCACCCAGCGCGGCGGCGGTGACCATGCCGACCCGCAGCCCGGTGAACGGCCCCGGCCCCGCCCCGACGACCACGGCGTCGATCTCGCGCAACGGTGTGCCGGCATCCGCGCAGACCGCCTGGACGGCCGGCATCAACAGCTCGGCGTGCTTGCGGGCGTCGTGCTCCACCCGCGCGGCCCGCAGCAGGACGGCGTCGTCGGTCAGCTCGACGACACCCGCGGTGACGGCGGGCGTGGCGGTGTCGATGGCCAGGACCTGCACGTGTCGAGCCTACGAGCGCCCGGTCACCAGGCCGCGATGAGGTCCGGCAGATCCGCGAGGCGGTGCAGCACGGCGTCGGGGTGCACGTCCACCGGCACCTGCTGGGCGGCCGGGATGTCCGAGTGCGGCACGAACACCGCCCGCATGCCCACCGCCTTGGCACCGCTGATGTCGTCGTACGGGCGATCGCCCACGTAGACGCACGCACCCGGGTCGTCGACGCCCACCGCGTCCATGGCGGCCCGGAACGCCTCCGGGTGCGGCTTGGTCCACTCCAGGTCGCTCGACCACACGCAGGCGTCGAACAGGTCGAGGACGCCGTCGGAGCGGAACCGGGCCTCGTGCCACTCCCGCGGCCACGAGGTGGACGACAGCACGCCGAGCTTCAGCCCGCGCTCGCGCAGCGCCTGCAGCGTGGGGGCGGCCTGCGGGTCGGTCGGCATCTGCCCGAACCAGAAGTCGCGGTGCAGGGCCAGGGCCGACTCGCGCACCTGGGCTGGTACGTCGGCCGGGTGGTGGTGCGCCGCGTCGGCCAGCACCTGCTCGAGGGTGAAGGCCCGGTGCTCGTCGCGGACGGCGGCCCACCGGGCGTCCTCGGCGGCCAGCAGCGCATCGGCGAGCGCGGCCGCGCGCTCCGCGTCGCCGTCGTGCAGGACGTCGGCGAGCAGGCGCCAGCCCTCGAGGTTGTCGATCCGGTTCCAGGGGGTGAGCGTGCCGCCCCAGTCGAAGATGACGGCCTCGATCACGCGTCCTCCATGACGGACACGGTGGCCGTGCGCACGTCGTCGGGCTGCCGTTGCAGCCGCACGAGCAGGTGCCGGGAGGCCAGCCGCTCGGCCACCCCCTCGCCCCACTCGACCACGACGACGGCCTCGGAGAGGTCGGTGTCGAGGTCGAGGTCGTCGAGCTCCGCGGCACCGCCGAGGCGGTAGGCGTCGACGTGCACGAGCGGAACCCCGCGGCCGCCGGGGAGCGGCCGGTGCTCGCGCGCGATCACGAACGTCGGCGAGGTGACCGGCCCGGCCACCCCGAGGCCGCGGGCGATGCCGCGCACGAGCACGGTCTTGCCGGCGCCCAGCGGCCCGGACAGCACCACGAGGTCGCCCGGTCCGAGCTCGGCGGCGAGCCGCTCGCCGAGCGCCTCCGTGTCGGCAGGCTCCGGCAGCACCAGCTCGACGTCCAGCTCCAGCCCCGCGGTCATGCGCGCCACCGGAACCGGCGCGGGCGGACGCGGTCGGCGCTGCGCCGGATGAGGTCGACGAGCGCCTCGTCCATCTCGGCGGGCCGTTCCAGCATGGGCAGGTGCCCGACCCCGTCGAAGTGCACCAGCCGGGCGTCCGGCAGCTCGGCGGCGATGACGTCGCTGTGCGTGGCCGGGATCACGCGGTCGGCCGTGCCCGCGGCGACGAGCACCTCGCAGCGGGCGAGCGAGGGCAGCGCGGCCACCCGGTTGTGGCTGTTGACGGTGTCGGCGAAGTCGATGAGCGCGTCGACGGCGTTGGTGCTGATCATCGTGTCGACGAGGTCGACCAGCCAGGGGGCGACGTGGCGGTCGCCGTAGGCGAACTTGCGGGTGAGCGACCAGATCACGTCGCCAAGGGCCTTGCGGGCGGTCTCCACGAGCGTGGGCTGCAGCCGTGCGAGCAGACCGACGCCGCGGGTGAGCGGGTTGTGCCGGGACAGCAGGGTGCCCGGCAGGCCACCGCTGGCCACCTCGCCCGCCGAGGTCGAGATGAGCGCGACGCCCACCACCCGCTCGGCGAACAGCTCCGGGTTCTGCTCGGCCATCGCCATGATCGTCATGCCGCCCATGGAGTGGCCGACGAGCACCAGCGGCCCCTCGGGGGCGAGCGCCCTGATCACGGCGTCGAGGTCGTGGCCGAGCTGCTCGAGGGTGCAGCTCTCCTGCGGGGCGCGCTCGGAACGACCGTGGCTGCGCTGGTCGTAGAGCACCACCCGGATCGACGGGTCGGAGAGCGCGGGCAGCGACTGGCGCTGGAAGTGCCAGGTTCCCCGGTCCAGCGCGAAGCCGTGGACGAGCACCACGGTGAGCGCCGGGTTCCCGTCCTTCGCCTCGATCTCCTCGCAGGAGAGGCGCACCCCGTCATCGGCGGTGACCGACGACGGCTCGCTCACCGGCAGCCCGGCCAGCTGCGGAGGCTTCTCCGACAGCTGCGCGGCCAGCCGCCTGCGCTCCGCCGCGACCTGCGAATGCTTGTGGGCGGCCACGCCGACGGCGACGCCGGTGACCGCCGCGCCCGCTGCTCCTGCCACGGCTCCCCAGATCTGTCCTCGTCTCACCGGGCGATCCCGGTGTGCGTACGGGTCACGCGCCTGCTGTGCACGCCCGTGACGATCTCGTAGTGGATGGTGCCGAGCTCGTCCGCCCAGTCCTGGGCGGTCGGCTCCCCATCGTCACCGGGGCCGAAGAACACCGCTGTGTCACCTTCCCGGACGCCCGCGCCGTCCTCGCAGTCCACCACCACCTGGTCCATGCTCACCCGGCCGACGACCGGGCGCAGCGCGCCGCCCAGCAGCACCCGCATCCGCCCGCTCAACCTGCGCGGCACACCGTCGGCGTACCCAACCGGGACGAGCGCAAGGATCGTGTCGCTCCGGGTGGTCCACTCGTGCCCGTACGACACGCCCTCACCGGCCGGTACCCGCTTGACCAGCGCCACGCGACCGCGCAGCGTCATCGCCGGCTTCAGGGACGTCTCGGCGGGCGGGCGACCGAGCGGGTCGAGCCCGTACACCGCGATCCCCGGCCGGACCAGGTCGAAGTGCAGGTCGGGACGCGTGAGCGTGGCCGCGGCGTTCGCCAGGTGGCGGATCGGGGTGAACCCGCGCTCGCAGGCCGCCTCCCACGCCGCCGTGAGCCGGGCCGCCTGCAGGTCGAGGCTGGGGTGGTCCGGGATGTCGGCGTTGGCGAGGTGCGACCAGACCGCCACGACCTCCACGTGCCCGTCGGCGGCCGCCTTCTCGACGTCGTCGAGCAGGGCGTCCCAGTCGGCGGGTTGCACCCCGCCCCGGGAGAGGCCGGTGTCGACCTTCAGGTGCACCCGGGCCGGGCGGCCGGCGCGCCGGGCACCCGCGGTGACGGCGGCGAGGTGCGCCCGCGACGCGACGGACAGATCGACGTCGGTGGCCACTGCCTCGGTGAAGTCGTCGTCCGGCAGGTGCAGCCACGACAGCAGCGGCGCCGTGATCCCGGCGCCCCTCAGCTCCGCGGCCTCGTCGAGGGTGCAGACGCCCAGCCAGGACGCGCCCGCCACCAGCGCCGCCTCCGCGACCGGCACCGCGCCGTGCCCGTACCCGTCGGCCTTGACCACGGCCATCAGCCGGGCGGTCGGGGCCGCCGCACGGAGCACCTCGACGTTGTGGCGGATGGCCGCGAGGTCGACGAGGGCTTCGGCCCGCGGCGCACTCGACGGAGACTCCACGTAGTCAATCATCGCATTCGCCGTGGATCGCGCATCCCGGCTGGCCCGACCTCCCGGGCACCCGCGAGCGGGGAAACCCCACGGCAGCGGGTCGTGCGGGCACGCTAGGCACGCCGCCGCGCGCGCAGGTTGCGGTTCTTCACGCGGTTCCCGCAGCCGGACATCTCACACCACCTCCCACGCCGCCCGTGCGATCGGTCGTAGAACGCCCAGCCGCACTCGTGGTTCTCACACGCTTTGAGGCGCTGCCAGGTCCCGTCGGCCTGGGCGTCGCGGATCACGATCAGGAGTCCCGTCCAGGCGATCTCGGACCCAGAACGCGGCGAGGGCTCGATGTGCACGCGACCGATCGGATCGATCTCGAACAAGGGCGTGCTCGCCCGAGCCGCGGCGCGCAGCGGTGCCAGAACGGCTGCACCGGGAGGCGGGCCGCCTGCGTTCGCCGCCAGTACCGCCCGGACGCTCTCCCGCACCTCGCGTGCAACTCGCAGCTCTTCGTAGCCCAGGACGGTTGCGGCGTCCGCGAGACCGGCAGCAGTCAACCAGTGGCGGGCGCTGTCCGGCTCGCGGAGGAGATCGGTGTCGCTGTCCGCCTCGAACGTGTTCACGAACGCCTGGACCAGCAGCAGCGGCATCGGGGCCGGCTTCGTCTCGTCCGGAGCGACCCAGGCGGGGAGGGGCATCCGGCCATCCTATGCGTCGTGACCAGTAAAGCCCGTTGACAGGTCATGCCGTGACCGGCAAGCTGTGTTTCATGGTCACGCCGAAGGCGGTGCTGGTGACCGGGAGCGGCGGCGGGCTCGCCGAGCGGAAGATCCGGGCGCGCGACGTGTGGGCGGCCCGCCTGTGCGCATCGCGGCTGGACCGCAGGCTCGGCGCGGGCGAACCGCCGGAGAACAGCGCCGTGCTGGCCGTGCGGGCCCAGTGGCTGGTGCGACCGGCCGCTTGCAGGGGACTGGCCGGCACGCTGCAGCGGGTGCTCGCACTGACGGACGGGCAACCGCGGGCGATCACGGCGGTGCGGGTCAGCCGGCGCCACGTCCGTGCCGCTGCCCCGGAACTGCAGGGACTCGTCGACCGGCTCCTCGCGGGCGGCCCGGTGTCGGCGTGCGGTGTCGCGCAGCTGAGGGCCCTGCTGGCCGATGGCAGCGGGCCGGTCTACCACCGGCGTTGTCCCGACGACCTCGCTGCCCGGTTGCGCGAGGTGCGGGCGGCGCTGGACGCCTTCGGCCCGATGCCCCGCTAGCGCAAAGCGGCCCGTACGGAGCGGATCGCGGCCGGGAGGGCGGCCTGCAGGCGGGACGCAGGGGCCGGGGCGCCACGGGCGGCCAGGCCTGCTGCCAGCCCGTGCACGTAGGCGGCGCATCCCGCGGCCCACCACGGCTCGAGACCCGCGGCGAGCAGCGCGCCGATCGTCCCGGTGAGGACGTCACCGGACCCCGCAGTGGCCGCCCACGAGGACGTCGAGGGGTGCACG from Pseudonocardia cypriaca encodes:
- the alr gene encoding alanine racemase; this encodes MIDYVESPSSAPRAEALVDLAAIRHNVEVLRAAAPTARLMAVVKADGYGHGAVPVAEAALVAGASWLGVCTLDEAAELRGAGITAPLLSWLHLPDDDFTEAVATDVDLSVASRAHLAAVTAGARRAGRPARVHLKVDTGLSRGGVQPADWDALLDDVEKAAADGHVEVVAVWSHLANADIPDHPSLDLQAARLTAAWEAACERGFTPIRHLANAAATLTRPDLHFDLVRPGIAVYGLDPLGRPPAETSLKPAMTLRGRVALVKRVPAGEGVSYGHEWTTRSDTILALVPVGYADGVPRRLSGRMRVLLGGALRPVVGRVSMDQVVVDCEDGAGVREGDTAVFFGPGDDGEPTAQDWADELGTIHYEIVTGVHSRRVTRTHTGIAR
- the tsaB gene encoding tRNA (adenosine(37)-N6)-threonylcarbamoyltransferase complex dimerization subunit type 1 TsaB: MQVLAIDTATPAVTAGVVELTDDAVLLRAARVEHDARKHAELLMPAVQAVCADAGTPLREIDAVVVGAGPGPFTGLRVGMVTAAALGDALGVPVHGVCSLDAIAVDAAGEGPLLVVTDARRREVYWAAYDESGVRVDGPHVHAPAVVVERARELGAVAAAGGSAALVGLPARPPESPSPTGLVTVAAAVLRAGTAPDPLVPLYLRRPDAVEPGTRKRVSA
- a CDS encoding HPP family protein; this encodes MRWLLATAVAAGAGVVAVAGTLLDAGPGPAAPLAATLALVVATPAAPAARPRVVLAGYALSTLGGALASGALGLATTPAPWWHAAAAIALGAGLAVALMAGFDALHPPAAAAGCVVALQPVLHSPVALVVLAGGAAVAGAVAVRARHRQPDPVSRRGPR
- the rimI gene encoding ribosomal protein S18-alanine N-acetyltransferase, with the translated sequence MPAPASRSSVQIDVLRESDAARCAELERLLFPGDDPWSERAFRDELRAGHPYLAARDGELLVGYAGLGFVAGPPQAEAEIHTIGVDPAHQRRGIGRALLRGLLTVADELGATVFLEVRTDNEAAQALYEAEGFTVVGLRKRYYRPSGADAYTMRRERTS
- the tsaD gene encoding tRNA (adenosine(37)-N6)-threonylcarbamoyltransferase complex transferase subunit TsaD; protein product: MIVLGIETSCDETGVGVVRLDDAGGVELLANEVASSVDEHARFGGVVPEVASRAHLQAMVPAVHRALGTAGVSGRDVQAVAVTAGPGLTGALLVGVAAAKAYAAAWDVPLYGVNHLAAHVAVDTLQHGPLPPCLALLVSGGHSSLLDVPDIAGPVTPLGATIDDAAGEAFDKVARLLGLPFPGGPHIDRVARDGDPAAIAFPRGLTGPRDAPFDFSFSGLKTAVARHVEALERAGTPVPLADVAASFQEAVVDVLTAKAVRAARERGMETLLLGGGVAANSRLRALAEERCTAAGIRLRVPRPGLCTDNGAMVAALGAHLFAAGAKPSPADLPADSSLPVTEVLVG
- a CDS encoding HAD family hydrolase; the encoded protein is MIEAVIFDWGGTLTPWNRIDNLEGWRLLADVLHDGDAERAAALADALLAAEDARWAAVRDEHRAFTLEQVLADAAHHHPADVPAQVRESALALHRDFWFGQMPTDPQAAPTLQALRERGLKLGVLSSTSWPREWHEARFRSDGVLDLFDACVWSSDLEWTKPHPEAFRAAMDAVGVDDPGACVYVGDRPYDDISGAKAVGMRAVFVPHSDIPAAQQVPVDVHPDAVLHRLADLPDLIAAW
- a CDS encoding CGNR zinc finger domain-containing protein, which gives rise to MPLPAWVAPDETKPAPMPLLLVQAFVNTFEADSDTDLLREPDSARHWLTAAGLADAATVLGYEELRVAREVRESVRAVLAANAGGPPPGAAVLAPLRAAARASTPLFEIDPIGRVHIEPSPRSGSEIAWTGLLIVIRDAQADGTWQRLKACENHECGWAFYDRSHGRRGRWCEMSGCGNRVKNRNLRARRRA
- a CDS encoding carboxymuconolactone decarboxylase family protein yields the protein MTRIPPLTVDHADDEQRRLLSDTQRQLGRVPNLYASMAHSPAALRGYLGLRDALAGGALGPVERELLALLVAQDNDCEYCVSAHSFRGDRMRISEEDLIRARRADSQNPHTRAVLRLARSVLAQRGRVADDELAEASAAGVTDAEVLEVVAHVALNALSNYVNHVARPPLDFPRVSTTVDEAAA
- a CDS encoding alpha/beta fold hydrolase codes for the protein MRRGQIWGAVAGAAGAAVTGVAVGVAAHKHSQVAAERRRLAAQLSEKPPQLAGLPVSEPSSVTADDGVRLSCEEIEAKDGNPALTVVLVHGFALDRGTWHFQRQSLPALSDPSIRVVLYDQRSHGRSERAPQESCTLEQLGHDLDAVIRALAPEGPLVLVGHSMGGMTIMAMAEQNPELFAERVVGVALISTSAGEVASGGLPGTLLSRHNPLTRGVGLLARLQPTLVETARKALGDVIWSLTRKFAYGDRHVAPWLVDLVDTMISTNAVDALIDFADTVNSHNRVAALPSLARCEVLVAAGTADRVIPATHSDVIAAELPDARLVHFDGVGHLPMLERPAEMDEALVDLIRRSADRVRPRRFRWRA
- the tsaE gene encoding tRNA (adenosine(37)-N6)-threonylcarbamoyltransferase complex ATPase subunit type 1 TsaE; translation: MTAGLELDVELVLPEPADTEALGERLAAELGPGDLVVLSGPLGAGKTVLVRGIARGLGVAGPVTSPTFVIAREHRPLPGGRGVPLVHVDAYRLGGAAELDDLDLDTDLSEAVVVVEWGEGVAERLASRHLLVRLQRQPDDVRTATVSVMEDA